In Mesorhizobium sp. J428, the genomic window GGCCTCAAGACCACGAACGAGAGCGTGCTGAAATCGGTCAATCGCGTGCCCCTCTTCGCCGGCTTCTTCGGCCTTTGCCTGCTGCTGCTCGCACTCGGCGGGATGTGGTGGCGTGAGGGGCGGTAGACCGGTCCGCCTTCGGCGGATCGATCATGCCGGTGGCATGATCGAAGGTCTATCGCGGGCGGGAGCTGCGCAGCAGCGGGACCCGCCCCGGGGAGGCAAAGGCCGCCTATCAAATAGGCTCAGGCCGCCTTCACCTCCTCCAGTTCGATATGCAGCTTGAAGCCCGCTGCGGCGGCTATGTTGACGAGCGCATCCAGCGAAAACTTCTCCAGCTTGCCGCGCATCAGGTCGTTGAGACGCGGCCGTGTCAACCCGAGACGGGCGGCCGCCT contains:
- a CDS encoding helix-turn-helix domain-containing protein, whose product is MNQEIFESVFDALADTPAEAANMTARADLLLAIRERVRTWGLTQEEAAARLGLTRPRLNDLMRGKLEKFSLDALVNIAAAAGFKLHIELEEVKAA